From a single Anomaloglossus baeobatrachus isolate aAnoBae1 chromosome 4, aAnoBae1.hap1, whole genome shotgun sequence genomic region:
- the LOC142301086 gene encoding E3 ubiquitin/ISG15 ligase TRIM25-like, translated as MASAILNDELLCSICLSIFKDPVMLRCGHNFCRVCIDHVLDTQDGSGVYSCPECREEFQERPALMRNINLHNVAERFLVTQKEEEEITGICCTYCVDSPVPAVRSCLLCEASLCAKHLRAHSKSPEHVLSDPSTSLEKRKCSVHKKILEYYCTEDAACICVSCSLIGKHSGHKMESLDKASAKKKKKLRNVLQKLTTKREETEKRVQSLEERRRKAQEKAAGEAERVTALCTDIRRRVDDLEKKVLSEISRQEKEESLSALIHQLEIKKDELSMKMRHIEELCNMTDPLTVLQEPDTGDLCDPEEEGGDEDTGGHDKQLHDGDDLDVAVISHTLHTLCEVITGIRSKTNVDGPADILLDVNTAANNLLISDDLKTATRTREEQKHPETAERFQSSQVMSRRGFTSGRYYWDVEISRSRDWSVGMCYPSIERRGDRSLIGNNKSWCLRRNNNQYFVIYNRKVIHLPDKISSGKIRICLDYGAGQLSFYELCDPIRHLHTITAAFSEPLHAALFVYNGSIKILGGSSSRKKPS; from the coding sequence ATGGCGTCTGCTATTCTGAATgacgagctgctctgctccatctgtttatctatttttaaggaccctgtaatgctgagatgtggacacaacttctgccgggtctgtattgatcatgtgctggatacacaggacgggtctggagtttattcctgtcctgaatgCAGAGAAGAGTTTCAGGAGCGGCCGGCGCTGATGAGGAACATAAATCTTCATAATGTCGCAGAACGTTTCCTGGTTACTCAGAAAGAAGAAGAGGAGATCACTGGGAtctgctgcacttactgtgtggactctcctgtacctgctgttagatcctgtctgttgtgtgaggcttctctgtgtgcgaaacacctgagggctcacagcaaatcaccagaacacgtcttatctgatcccagcacttctctggagaaaaggaaatgttctgtccataagaagatcctggaatattactgcactgaggacgctgcttgtatctgtgtgtcctgcagtttgaTTGGGAAACATAGTGGACATAAAATGGAGTCACTGGATAAGGCCTCAGcgaagaagaagaagaaactgaGAAATGTTCTTCAGAAACTGACCACAAAGAGAGAGGAGACTGAGAAAAGAGTCCAGAGTCTGGAGGAGCGCAGGAGAAAGGCTCAAGAAAAAGCAGCTGGAGAAGccgagagagtcactgccctgtgtacagacatcaggagacgggtggacgacctggagaagaaggtcctgagtgagatctccaggcaggaaaaggaagagtcactgtctgctctgatccatcagctggaaataaagaaggacgagctgtccatgaagatgaggcacattgaggaactgtgtaacatgactgatccactgaccgtcttacaggaaccagacaccggtgacttgtgtgatcctgaggaggagggaggtgatgaggacacagggggacatgataaacagctccatgatggagatgacctggatgtggctgtgatctcacacacattacacacattatgtgaggtaataacAGGTATAAGGAGCAAGACCAATGTAGACggtcctgcagacatattactggatgtaaacacgGCTGCTAATAATCTTcttatatcagacgacctgaaaactgcAACCAGGACACGAGAGGAGCAGAAACatccagaaacagcagagagattccagagtagtcaggtgatgagcaggaggggatttacctcaggacgatattactgggatgtggagatcaGTAGATCCCGGGATTGGAGTGTGGGGATGTGTTATCCCAGTATAGAGAGGAGGGGAGATCGGTCACTGATTGGAAATAACAAGTCTTGGTGTTTGAGGAGAAATAATAATCAGTATTTTGTGATATATAACAGGAAAGTGATCCATTTACCTGACAAGATCTCCAGTGGTAAAATCAGGATCTGTCTAGATTATGGGGCCGGGCAGTTGTCattttatgagctgtgtgaccccatcagacacttacacaccatcactgccgccttctccgagccTCTTCATGCTGCATTATTTGTATATAATGGTTCTATAAAGATATTAGGGGGAAGCAGCAGCAGGAAGAAACCATCATAA